A section of the Pseudomonas lini genome encodes:
- a CDS encoding SDR family NAD(P)-dependent oxidoreductase: MNTDETVVVTGVTSGIGLACARKLIEQGSKVVGIGRRTERLNALGDELGERFYPLSCDVRDIDSLNTQLKQLPDAFAAISKLINSAGLLQGQGTLLEVSDAQISTMLETNVHGLINVTRAVLPKLIESGRGHIINLTSIGAHYHYAGGHVYAASKAFVDHFGQCLRTELVGARVRLTNIAPGKTRSEFALVQFAGDQARADRVYSTLTPLEPMDVADSILWALHQPSHVNINLIELMPADQELSYR; this comes from the coding sequence TTGAACACTGATGAAACAGTGGTTGTCACCGGAGTGACGTCAGGTATTGGTCTGGCCTGTGCCAGGAAGTTGATAGAACAGGGAAGCAAAGTAGTTGGAATCGGGCGCAGAACCGAGCGCCTCAATGCATTGGGCGACGAATTGGGTGAACGTTTTTATCCCCTGAGTTGTGATGTTCGTGATATCGACTCACTCAACACACAGTTGAAACAACTTCCGGATGCATTTGCCGCTATCAGCAAACTCATCAATAGCGCCGGCTTACTGCAGGGACAAGGGACGTTACTGGAAGTCTCGGATGCTCAAATATCCACCATGCTGGAGACCAATGTTCACGGTTTGATCAATGTCACTCGGGCGGTATTACCCAAGCTGATAGAAAGCGGGCGCGGGCACATTATCAACCTGACCTCGATCGGCGCTCATTATCACTACGCCGGCGGCCATGTCTATGCGGCATCCAAGGCCTTTGTCGACCACTTCGGACAATGCCTGCGTACTGAACTGGTGGGTGCCCGGGTCCGGTTGACCAACATCGCACCTGGTAAAACCCGCTCAGAATTCGCCTTGGTTCAGTTTGCCGGCGATCAAGCCAGAGCCGACCGGGTATACAGCACCCTGACGCCGCTTGAGCCGATGGATGTTGCCGACTCGATCCTCTGGGCCCTGCATCAGCCCTCCCACGTCAATATTAATCTTATTGAACTGATGCCTGCTGATCAGGAACTTTCATACCGGTGA
- a CDS encoding DMT family transporter — protein sequence MTQTNVASFQETKNQDLQAYFLGLISVAAFAMTLPAAKMLAGDLSALQVGFFRSVLAAFAAIPFLLIGRAKFPNRSQIKRMLLTSTGIVYGFPILTALGMQYVPVSHGGVVLAALPLSTAIFGTLITGTRPSKMFWAVSSLGFLVVMAYTVIKSDVSDIYIGDLALLGAVLLAGFGYAQGGALSKELPGWQVMCWTLVISLPVLLPVSLWLFDSQTIANLPGQGVAALLFLALINSLLGFFSWNRALALGGIQRISQLQLLQPFFTFAFSIILMGESWNWLTPAVCAIVIVLVWLSKRI from the coding sequence ATGACGCAAACCAACGTAGCCAGTTTTCAAGAAACAAAGAATCAAGACCTGCAAGCCTATTTCCTGGGCCTCATTTCGGTCGCGGCCTTTGCCATGACCTTGCCGGCGGCAAAAATGCTCGCTGGCGACCTGAGTGCCCTGCAAGTCGGGTTCTTTCGGTCGGTGTTGGCTGCGTTTGCGGCAATTCCCTTTTTGCTTATCGGTCGGGCAAAGTTTCCCAATCGCTCGCAAATCAAGCGAATGTTGCTGACCTCCACCGGGATTGTTTACGGCTTTCCGATCCTCACCGCGCTGGGCATGCAGTACGTGCCGGTCAGCCATGGCGGCGTGGTGCTCGCCGCACTACCGCTGTCCACAGCGATCTTCGGCACCCTCATCACAGGCACTCGCCCATCCAAAATGTTCTGGGCGGTCTCAAGCCTGGGCTTCTTGGTGGTGATGGCCTACACCGTCATCAAGTCGGACGTTTCAGACATCTACATCGGCGACCTGGCGCTGCTGGGCGCTGTACTGCTGGCCGGTTTTGGCTATGCCCAAGGCGGTGCACTGTCCAAGGAACTGCCGGGTTGGCAGGTCATGTGCTGGACTCTGGTCATCAGCCTGCCGGTGCTGCTTCCGGTCAGCCTCTGGCTCTTTGATAGCCAGACCATCGCCAACTTGCCTGGACAAGGCGTCGCCGCCCTGTTGTTCCTGGCTCTGATCAACTCATTGCTGGGTTTCTTCTCCTGGAACCGCGCGTTGGCCCTGGGTGGCATCCAGCGCATCAGCCAGCTGCAGTTGCTGCAACCGTTCTTCACTTTTGCCTTTTCGATCATCCTGATGGGCGAGTCGTGGAACTGGCTGACCCCGGCCGTCTGCGCCATCGTCATCGTGCTGGTCTGGCTGTCCAAGCGCATCTGA
- a CDS encoding cupin domain-containing protein translates to MSEMTLIDPNVMLVAPLDSPLTLSFSDARHQANITLWTAGEQWLAESATHFFIVYSGRLEVSVDHHRFELGAGFFGSFPGRTHVQGEGRALIVSQGGYRGTTLLGGPVEDRGRLLYLDGCTNSLLLPPPIDGDPCLNFLHLPAHVSQTPHTHPSLRAGLILSGNGQCETEQGVLPFEEGTVFVIPPGVLHSFQSAEQALRIVIFHPDSDTGPSDTNHTMLNRTLIEGLSAQQLQHLHTQTENRP, encoded by the coding sequence ATGTCCGAAATGACCTTGATCGACCCCAACGTCATGCTGGTAGCCCCTCTGGATTCACCCCTCACGCTGTCGTTCAGCGATGCCCGGCATCAAGCCAACATCACCCTGTGGACAGCCGGGGAACAGTGGCTGGCGGAATCCGCCACTCACTTTTTCATTGTGTATAGCGGTCGCCTGGAGGTCTCCGTCGACCATCACCGCTTCGAATTGGGTGCGGGGTTCTTTGGCAGTTTCCCCGGCCGCACACATGTACAGGGAGAAGGCCGGGCGCTGATCGTCAGCCAGGGTGGCTACCGCGGCACGACATTGCTGGGTGGCCCGGTGGAAGATCGGGGACGCCTGCTTTATCTCGACGGCTGCACCAATAGCCTGTTGCTCCCACCGCCCATCGACGGGGATCCCTGCCTGAACTTTTTGCACCTGCCCGCCCATGTTTCCCAGACACCTCATACCCATCCCTCGCTCCGTGCAGGCCTGATCTTGTCGGGTAATGGCCAGTGCGAAACCGAACAGGGTGTTCTGCCGTTTGAGGAGGGCACGGTGTTCGTCATCCCGCCTGGCGTATTGCACAGTTTTCAGAGCGCCGAACAGGCCTTGCGCATCGTGATTTTCCATCCTGATTCCGATACCGGCCCCAGCGATACCAACCACACCATGCTCAACAGAACCCTGATCGAGGGGCTGTCGGCCCAGCAGTTACAACATCTCCATACCCAGACGGAAAACCGCCCATGA
- a CDS encoding trans-aconitate 2-methyltransferase, translated as MTSSSFFRPTSELQQWDASQYENNARFVAHLANGAVELLALKAGERVLDIGCGDGYLSEQLARQGADVVGFDYSPELVKAARLRGLDVRLGNAEELIFHQEFDAVFSNAAMHWMRRADQVAHGTFMALKPGGRFVGEFAGAENALLIRRAIHGALERRSVDAQDIDPWYLPTAGEYQQVLENAGFHVSFISWFERPVVLDYPIAQWIQTFGSPYLTVLPVEARAGFLEEVTEELANDLLNSDGWTVDYTRLRFRAEKKA; from the coding sequence ATGACCTCTTCGAGCTTTTTTCGCCCCACCTCTGAACTGCAACAATGGGACGCCTCGCAGTATGAAAACAACGCCCGTTTCGTCGCTCATCTGGCCAATGGCGCGGTGGAACTGTTGGCCCTCAAGGCTGGCGAACGGGTCTTGGATATCGGTTGTGGCGACGGCTACCTGAGCGAGCAATTGGCTCGGCAAGGCGCTGACGTGGTGGGTTTCGACTACAGCCCGGAACTGGTGAAAGCCGCACGTTTGCGCGGCCTGGATGTAAGGCTGGGTAATGCCGAGGAGCTGATCTTTCACCAGGAGTTCGACGCGGTGTTCAGCAACGCTGCCATGCACTGGATGCGACGTGCCGATCAAGTCGCCCATGGGACCTTTATGGCACTCAAACCCGGTGGGCGTTTTGTCGGTGAATTCGCCGGCGCCGAGAATGCCTTACTGATCCGTCGGGCGATTCACGGCGCCCTCGAGCGTAGATCCGTCGATGCACAGGACATTGACCCCTGGTACCTGCCCACGGCCGGTGAATACCAACAGGTGCTGGAGAACGCCGGGTTTCACGTCAGTTTCATCAGTTGGTTTGAGCGACCGGTGGTGCTGGATTACCCCATTGCCCAATGGATACAAACTTTTGGCAGCCCATATCTGACAGTGCTGCCAGTTGAAGCCCGTGCGGGTTTTCTGGAGGAAGTAACGGAGGAGCTGGCCAATGACCTGCTGAACTCCGACGGCTGGACGGTGGACTACACACGCTTGCGTTTCAGGGCCGAGAAAAAGGCATAA
- a CDS encoding nucleotide pyrophosphohydrolase, with the protein MSKTDGTPEQLVDVENLASSLHRFADDRDWKQFHSPKNLLLALTGEVGELCEIFQWMSEADSTGAAKRPETAQAVKDELADVLMYLVRLASVLGVDLNEAVTSKLALNGQKYPVDKAKSTSKKYDQL; encoded by the coding sequence GTGAGCAAAACAGATGGCACACCCGAACAACTGGTCGACGTGGAAAATCTTGCCTCGTCGCTTCACCGCTTTGCAGATGATCGCGATTGGAAGCAGTTTCACTCACCCAAGAACCTCCTCTTGGCTCTCACAGGCGAGGTAGGTGAACTCTGCGAAATTTTCCAATGGATGAGCGAGGCCGATTCAACGGGTGCAGCAAAGCGTCCCGAAACCGCCCAAGCTGTGAAGGACGAACTGGCTGACGTGCTTATGTACTTGGTCCGCTTGGCCAGTGTGCTGGGCGTCGACCTCAACGAAGCTGTGACAAGCAAGCTCGCCCTGAACGGGCAGAAATACCCTGTCGACAAAGCTAAAAGCACCAGCAAAAAGTACGACCAACTCTGA
- a CDS encoding DNA/RNA helicase domain-containing protein has protein sequence MIVYAATKQQFLKDSDNDDIEDVILRHFKEATGKKVGASEIRSWQGSLTYMAKVLRDDGLPNSAGLAIELHIPQSSKRIDFLLTGRDENQTKNAVLIELKQWSKASATTKDAIVKTALGGGLVETIHPSYQVWSYAALLEGFNEAVYDKSIEVRPCAYLHNYVSDGVIDSAHYEAYTSKAPLFLKGPEELAKLRSFLKKHIIHGDNKEVLYELANGKIRPSKALAEALSGLMKGKPEFVLIDDQKSIFESALAAASEASIEAPKVLIIEGGPGTGKTVLAINLLVRLTALKLLSKYVSKNAAPRKVYESKLVGTVKRSHFSNFFSGSGAFIDTEPNTYDALIVDEAHRLNEKSGLYGNLGENQINELIESAKCSIFFIDEDQRVTLNDIGNKQAIRAFAKAKGATVEEYILSSQFRCSGSDGYLAWLDDVLGIHATANPLLDTSEYEFKVFDSPQAMHAAIEQKNHGNKARVVAGYCWSWLSKKDSEAADIVIGNDYARQWNLDQDGSLWIIAENSIEQVGCIHTCQGLEVDYIGVIIGPDLVVRDGQVMTSPHERDKHDKSIRGWKKLMKEQPALAQQETDLIIKNTYRTLMTRGMKGCYLYCTDQETAQYFESRLAGYSND, from the coding sequence GTGATCGTTTACGCTGCGACCAAACAGCAATTCCTCAAAGACAGCGATAACGACGATATTGAAGATGTGATCCTCAGGCACTTCAAAGAAGCCACCGGCAAGAAGGTAGGAGCTTCGGAGATTAGATCCTGGCAGGGTTCACTGACTTATATGGCCAAAGTGCTTCGAGACGACGGCCTGCCCAACAGTGCCGGCCTGGCGATTGAGCTGCACATCCCTCAGTCATCGAAACGAATCGACTTTTTGCTGACAGGCCGCGATGAGAATCAGACTAAAAATGCGGTATTGATCGAACTGAAGCAATGGAGCAAGGCCAGCGCAACCACCAAGGATGCGATTGTCAAAACGGCGCTGGGTGGAGGTCTTGTCGAAACCATTCATCCGTCCTACCAGGTCTGGTCGTACGCCGCGCTGCTGGAGGGCTTCAACGAAGCCGTCTACGACAAAAGCATCGAAGTACGCCCCTGTGCCTACCTCCATAACTATGTCAGTGATGGCGTCATCGACTCTGCTCACTACGAAGCCTATACCAGCAAAGCCCCCTTGTTCCTCAAGGGCCCCGAAGAGCTTGCAAAGCTGCGAAGTTTCCTCAAGAAACACATCATTCATGGCGACAACAAGGAGGTTCTTTACGAACTCGCCAACGGGAAGATTCGCCCGTCCAAAGCACTGGCGGAGGCGCTGAGCGGGCTAATGAAAGGCAAGCCTGAGTTCGTATTGATTGATGATCAAAAATCAATCTTCGAGTCGGCGCTCGCTGCGGCAAGTGAGGCCTCTATTGAAGCGCCGAAGGTGCTGATCATCGAAGGCGGTCCGGGTACCGGAAAAACAGTATTAGCGATCAACTTGCTGGTGAGGCTCACCGCCTTGAAGCTGTTGAGCAAGTACGTCTCAAAAAATGCTGCGCCACGCAAGGTGTACGAGAGCAAGTTGGTTGGCACCGTCAAACGTAGCCATTTCTCCAACTTTTTTTCCGGTTCGGGAGCCTTCATCGATACCGAGCCCAATACGTATGACGCACTCATCGTTGACGAAGCCCACAGGCTCAATGAGAAAAGCGGGCTTTACGGAAACCTGGGTGAAAACCAGATCAATGAGCTGATCGAATCAGCAAAATGCTCGATTTTCTTCATCGACGAAGACCAGCGCGTGACCTTGAACGACATTGGTAACAAGCAGGCTATCCGCGCCTTTGCCAAAGCCAAAGGCGCAACCGTGGAGGAATACATACTATCTTCCCAGTTCCGTTGCAGTGGTTCTGATGGCTACCTGGCGTGGTTGGATGACGTATTGGGGATTCACGCGACAGCCAACCCGCTGCTCGATACCAGCGAGTATGAGTTCAAGGTGTTCGACTCCCCTCAGGCGATGCATGCGGCTATCGAGCAGAAAAACCACGGAAACAAGGCTCGCGTTGTCGCGGGTTACTGCTGGTCTTGGCTCAGCAAGAAAGACTCCGAGGCCGCTGACATCGTTATCGGCAATGACTACGCACGCCAATGGAATCTGGATCAGGATGGCAGCTTGTGGATCATCGCTGAAAATTCCATTGAACAGGTCGGTTGTATCCACACCTGCCAAGGGCTGGAAGTTGATTATATTGGAGTGATCATCGGACCGGATCTAGTCGTGCGTGATGGGCAGGTGATGACGTCGCCGCATGAGCGAGATAAGCACGACAAATCGATTCGTGGCTGGAAGAAGTTGATGAAGGAGCAACCTGCTCTGGCGCAGCAAGAGACAGACCTGATCATCAAAAACACGTATCGAACATTGATGACTCGTGGGATGAAGGGCTGCTACCTATACTGTACCGATCAGGAGACCGCGCAATACTTTGAGAGTCGACTTGCCGGGTACAGCAACGACTGA
- a CDS encoding Fic family protein, whose translation MAPHWIWQQPDWPNFQWQAERLTLLLRDCVQAQGRLMGMASSVGSSLSAQNELDALLQNIVTSSAIEGEQLNVGSVRSSLARRLGLDLVNGDKVSQRSEGLAQLMLDATRHFAEPLTLVRLLDWHKWLFPEQDTDLSSRSIRVGALRGDEPMQVVSGRLDRPTVHFQAPPRLGLERQLETFLTWFEASQNQVGLDPLLRAGVAHFWFVTLHPFDDGNGRLTRTITDLALAQGEAQAIRFYAMSASILDDRSGYYRVLETSQKATLDITEWLEWFLQTLLRSLQQAMTRIESVLGKARFWQAHRESELSAEQTKVLNRLLDGGERGFDNGISAAQYQAVAKVSKATATRHLTDLLEKGCLKRLPGGGRSTRYQIRYPDDVTD comes from the coding sequence ATGGCACCTCACTGGATCTGGCAGCAGCCTGATTGGCCGAATTTCCAATGGCAAGCCGAGCGCTTGACGCTACTGTTGCGCGACTGCGTTCAGGCGCAGGGGCGGTTGATGGGGATGGCCAGTTCGGTCGGCAGTTCGTTGAGCGCGCAAAACGAACTGGATGCGTTGTTGCAGAACATCGTGACCTCGTCCGCTATTGAGGGTGAACAACTGAATGTTGGCTCCGTACGCTCTTCTCTGGCGCGACGGTTAGGGTTGGACCTGGTCAATGGCGATAAGGTGAGTCAGCGCAGTGAGGGCCTTGCGCAATTAATGCTCGACGCGACCCGGCATTTCGCTGAACCACTGACATTGGTGCGATTGCTGGATTGGCACAAATGGCTGTTTCCTGAGCAAGACACTGATCTTTCCTCCCGGTCGATCCGTGTCGGCGCCCTGCGCGGCGACGAGCCCATGCAAGTGGTTTCGGGGCGGCTCGACAGGCCGACCGTTCACTTCCAAGCGCCACCTCGCCTTGGTCTTGAACGACAACTCGAAACCTTCCTGACCTGGTTTGAAGCCAGCCAAAATCAGGTCGGCCTCGACCCTTTGCTGCGGGCCGGCGTCGCGCATTTCTGGTTCGTGACGTTGCATCCTTTCGACGATGGCAACGGTCGCCTGACGCGAACGATCACTGATTTGGCCCTGGCTCAGGGTGAGGCTCAGGCCATCCGTTTCTACGCTATGTCGGCGAGTATTCTGGATGATCGTTCAGGCTATTACCGAGTGCTGGAAACCAGCCAGAAAGCCACACTGGATATCACCGAGTGGCTGGAGTGGTTCCTGCAAACCTTATTGCGCAGTTTGCAGCAAGCCATGACGCGGATCGAGTCGGTACTGGGCAAGGCGCGTTTCTGGCAGGCGCATCGGGAATCTGAACTGTCGGCCGAGCAGACCAAAGTACTGAATCGCTTGCTCGATGGCGGGGAGCGAGGTTTCGATAATGGCATCAGCGCCGCTCAATACCAGGCAGTGGCAAAGGTTTCCAAAGCCACCGCAACCCGTCATCTGACCGATCTGTTGGAAAAGGGCTGCCTGAAACGCCTGCCCGGTGGTGGGCGTAGCACTCGGTACCAGATCCGTTATCCCGATGACGTGACAGATTGA
- a CDS encoding 2OG-Fe(II) oxygenase encodes MQETIQAANHELQNNAYASLKASQLFSQEELEYMEAACQVIPKTIIEIGDVGEENFLAVGRFMEDQKGQLPVYRNDPYGKRVVEILSSGKSREFFNGIMEAECFIRRCQSNLLEAGNFIGKHIDTYSNLEYRYSVVIQFGKQYEGGEFFIEHEGRESQFKTGYADVLINRCEIPHGVRKVESGTRSSLVFFLSTSPLDKPNLNNKQI; translated from the coding sequence ATGCAAGAGACGATTCAAGCTGCGAACCACGAACTGCAGAACAACGCCTACGCCTCCCTCAAAGCCTCACAGCTGTTTTCTCAGGAAGAGCTGGAGTACATGGAAGCGGCGTGCCAGGTCATCCCGAAAACCATTATCGAAATCGGCGATGTGGGCGAAGAAAACTTTCTCGCGGTGGGGCGCTTCATGGAGGATCAAAAAGGCCAGTTACCCGTGTATCGCAACGACCCTTACGGAAAACGCGTGGTGGAGATCCTCTCTTCGGGAAAAAGTCGCGAGTTCTTCAACGGCATCATGGAAGCCGAGTGTTTTATCCGTCGCTGCCAGTCCAATCTGCTGGAAGCCGGCAACTTCATCGGCAAGCACATCGATACCTACAGCAACCTGGAATATCGCTACTCCGTGGTGATCCAGTTCGGCAAACAATACGAAGGCGGCGAGTTTTTCATCGAGCATGAAGGCCGCGAGTCGCAATTCAAGACCGGCTACGCCGATGTGCTGATCAATCGCTGCGAGATTCCCCACGGCGTACGCAAAGTGGAGAGCGGCACACGCTCCTCCCTGGTGTTTTTCCTGAGCACCAGCCCGTTGGACAAACCCAACCTCAACAACAAACAGATCTGA
- a CDS encoding nucleoside triphosphate pyrophosphohydrolase family protein → MQKEGSLLLSEYATEIALTDVLDLKDVNPILQGLYGEVGGIMSTAKKHIREQSAYPGFKKAAEEEFGDTLWYLAALCKRLELPLSDIFSDAVKCENFQTVGVASDVIDGAFAYVAMPIASRDSADVSLVRLGRSAASLLGSVPSRENVVNFAKDYLDALHAAKLVFSEVARANLRKARGAFLDPNPADLIDFDSNFSFDEQLPRDFKIRINQRESSRSYLQWNGVFIGDPLTDNISDHDGYRFHDVFHLAYAAILHWSPVVRSLIKHKRKSNPEYDEEQDSGRAIVVEEGLTAWIFSRAKELNFFENQDKISLGMLKIIGEFVSGYEVERCPLKLWEKAILEGYSVFRQVKAAQGGWIIGDRSLRTIRYEPLE, encoded by the coding sequence ATGCAAAAAGAAGGTTCTCTCTTACTTTCCGAATATGCCACGGAAATTGCCCTTACTGACGTGCTCGATCTAAAAGATGTCAACCCAATACTACAAGGTCTATATGGTGAAGTCGGTGGAATCATGTCCACTGCAAAAAAACACATTCGAGAGCAGTCCGCCTACCCCGGCTTTAAAAAAGCAGCAGAAGAAGAATTTGGAGATACACTTTGGTATTTAGCAGCGCTTTGTAAACGCTTGGAACTTCCACTTAGCGATATATTTTCCGACGCAGTCAAGTGTGAAAACTTTCAAACCGTGGGCGTAGCAAGTGATGTTATTGACGGTGCTTTCGCGTATGTAGCAATGCCAATTGCTTCAAGAGATTCTGCAGATGTTTCACTGGTACGCCTCGGTCGTTCTGCGGCGTCATTATTGGGAAGTGTGCCCTCGCGAGAAAATGTTGTAAATTTCGCAAAAGACTATCTTGATGCCCTTCACGCTGCCAAGCTAGTATTTTCAGAGGTTGCTAGGGCAAACCTACGCAAAGCTCGCGGAGCATTTCTAGATCCAAACCCTGCTGACTTAATCGACTTCGATTCAAATTTTTCGTTTGACGAGCAACTTCCGCGCGACTTTAAAATCCGTATTAATCAACGTGAAAGCAGCAGAAGCTATCTCCAATGGAATGGAGTTTTCATCGGAGATCCTTTGACAGACAATATATCCGACCACGATGGATACCGCTTTCATGATGTATTTCATCTTGCATACGCAGCCATTCTCCATTGGTCGCCAGTAGTCCGCTCATTGATAAAACACAAGCGAAAAAGCAACCCTGAGTACGACGAGGAGCAAGATAGCGGACGAGCAATCGTTGTTGAAGAAGGTTTGACTGCCTGGATCTTTTCAAGAGCCAAAGAACTAAACTTTTTTGAAAACCAAGATAAAATCTCACTTGGAATGTTGAAAATCATTGGGGAATTTGTAAGCGGTTACGAAGTAGAACGTTGCCCTTTAAAACTTTGGGAAAAGGCGATATTAGAAGGGTACAGCGTCTTCCGCCAAGTGAAAGCGGCTCAAGGAGGCTGGATCATTGGTGATCGCTCACTGCGTACCATACGATATGAACCACTAGAGTAG
- a CDS encoding TIR domain-containing protein yields MAKQKNVFISHVHKDDHGLQKLKDLLAPKGLDIRDSSIHTGKFNNATDPHYIKTQILAPAINWAGVFICYVSPQTKDSDWVNWEIEYAAKQGKRVIGVWEHGEKECDLPSALKEYADALVGWNGDSIIDAINGKDTWEKPDGGDCEPVELNRHPC; encoded by the coding sequence ATGGCCAAACAAAAAAACGTATTCATCAGTCACGTACACAAAGACGATCATGGATTGCAGAAACTGAAGGATCTTTTGGCTCCAAAAGGTCTAGACATCCGGGACTCATCTATTCATACCGGAAAATTCAACAATGCGACCGATCCGCATTACATCAAAACCCAAATACTTGCCCCTGCAATAAATTGGGCAGGTGTATTTATTTGTTATGTTTCCCCACAAACAAAAGATAGTGACTGGGTAAACTGGGAAATTGAATATGCTGCCAAACAAGGAAAAAGAGTTATTGGCGTGTGGGAACACGGAGAAAAAGAGTGCGATCTTCCCTCAGCGCTCAAAGAATACGCCGATGCGTTAGTAGGTTGGAACGGCGATTCAATAATAGATGCCATTAACGGAAAGGATACGTGGGAAAAACCAGACGGTGGTGACTGCGAGCCAGTTGAACTTAATAGGCACCCCTGCTGA
- a CDS encoding uracil-DNA glycosylase, with the protein MKLHPFVETIVKLHLENCFNPYSDRCEIHDSIEAPSLRAQTLSNIIYSATSRPIDAIWIGRDLGYRGGRRTGLALTDDAHIENHAKRFNLFAERPTIGNAVTERTAAVIWNMLDQVDAQIFLWNVFPLHPHAAGEQFTNRQHNTLERKIGEELLKELIRLLNPSRIVAIGNDAAASASRITNSIPVLCVRHPSYGGQNIFIAQVSEIYGCSPRQKTLL; encoded by the coding sequence ATGAAGCTACACCCTTTTGTTGAAACAATCGTTAAATTGCACCTAGAAAATTGCTTCAACCCGTATTCAGATCGCTGCGAAATACATGACAGTATAGAAGCACCCAGCCTTCGTGCCCAAACGCTATCCAACATAATATACAGCGCAACAAGCCGCCCTATCGATGCCATATGGATCGGACGGGATCTTGGTTATCGCGGCGGCCGCCGTACAGGTCTAGCATTGACTGATGACGCGCACATTGAAAACCATGCCAAACGGTTCAATCTATTCGCCGAAAGACCTACCATTGGGAACGCTGTCACGGAACGGACAGCTGCAGTTATTTGGAACATGTTAGACCAAGTAGATGCACAAATATTCCTCTGGAATGTTTTTCCTCTTCATCCGCACGCAGCGGGCGAACAGTTTACAAATCGACAGCACAATACTCTAGAAAGAAAAATCGGTGAGGAGTTACTAAAAGAGCTAATTCGCCTGCTGAATCCGTCACGCATTGTAGCTATAGGAAACGATGCTGCCGCTTCTGCAAGCCGAATTACAAATTCCATACCGGTATTGTGCGTAAGACACCCAAGCTATGGCGGGCAGAACATATTTATTGCACAAGTTTCCGAGATCTATGGATGCTCTCCACGCCAGAAAACACTTTTATAG